The nucleotide sequence TTGTTTTCCCTGCGCCAGGGATACACGATGGGCCCCGCCCCCAGAGTCGGGGGAGCCGGAGCCGTGAAGCGCGTTCCGCGCGAGTGCTGGGTGGAGGGGCCGGGGCCGCCACCTTATGTCCACAGGTGCCGCGGGCCGTAAGCTCACCCCACCCTCGCGCCCCATGGGCTCGGACGTCTGGGTCGGCTCTTGGCGGCCGCACCGGCCCCGCGGCCCCATCGCAGCGCTCTACAGTGGCCCGGGCCCCAAGTACATGCTGCCACCGAACACCGGTACCGGCGTCCGGCGGGGGTTGGAGGGAAGGGGCTACCGAGGCTTGTGCCGGGAGGGGGACACCGTACCCAGGCTGCGGGGCGGAAGGGAGGAAAGTCTGTTGAAGGGAGGGGGACGGTGGGCTGTGCCCAGGGCGGAGAGCAGCGGGGCCCCATGGTGACGCTGGGACGCTCCTTTAGGCTACGTCCTGCACGACCCCTCGCGGCCCCGCGCCCCGGCATTCTCCTTCGGCGCGCGCCTCCCCATGCAGCAGACTTCGTTCGGCCCGGGGCCCGGCCACCTGGTTCCAGCTCGCATGACCGTGCGCGGCCGCGACGGCACCCCCGCCTACTCCATCTACGGCCGTGTGCGCCAGGCAGCGCCCTTCCTCACTCCGGGACCCGGTCAGGACTGCTGGGACCCCGGGCTCCCCAGGGCAGAGCCGCCTCCGAGGTCCACCCGGGTACCCCGTATCTGAGCCCCGACCCCCCTCCTCGTGTACCCTAACACTCCAAAATCGGCATCCCCATATATGGATCTCAAAAGAACTCCCAAGCTCCACCGGGCTTTGACAAATCGTGGCTCCGATTCACCAGGCCCCCCAACCCGGGTTCCCACCAGGCCCCCAACCCTGTCCCAGCACACACCCCCGGTCCGCCCCACAGGCAGGTATTTCCCCGAGCGAGCTGGGAACGCGACGTACCCCAGTGCGCCTCGGCACACCATCGCCCCCCGAAACTGGGGCATCCACGCGGAGCAGCAGACCCCAGGTGAGACCAGACAAGCCCATTCCAGCACCGTGGACCTTCCTATCCCCAATGGGGAACCAGACTGCAGCGGGGAGACCCTGGCCTGGCAGGGAAGACTCACCACCCGAACTCCACCCCTTGCTGGCTCCTCCCCAGGTCCCGGGGCCTACACTGTGCCCTCGCTTTTGGGTCCACGCGTCATCGGTAAAGTCTCGGCCCCAACTTACTCCATCTATGGCCGCAGCGCAGTGGGCAGCTTCTTCGAGGACCTcagcaaggtgggggtggggctgcagGGCACGAcgcagcggggggcggggggtacaCCTGATGGGCCACAGAGTCGGGTAGCAAGAGGTGAAAGCCAATGCGCCCCCGTTGCCCTCCCACAGACCCCGGGTCCCTGCGCCTACCACGTGGTGAACACTGGGATCTACAAGCCTCGGGCCCCCCAGTTCTCAATGCTGGCGCGGACTTCACTCCCCCAGGACAACACCCTAAATCCGGGGCCCGCAGCCTACAACGTGGACCAGGTGGTCTGGAGTCCTGGGTCAAGAgacaggggcgggggaggaggggcagggtccCGGGGGTCCCGGCGCGGAGCTGGACGCCTGGCCCTGCGAGATCATTGCCGTCTCCTGGGTCTGCAGCACCGCAAGCCCGGCGGCTGGAGCTTCGGGATCCGGCACTCGGACTACCTGGCCCGGGTCCTGACCGACGTGGATGACTGACCCGCCGGGCGGGCGCGGCCCCACAAACATTTGCTTAAAGTCTCCCGAACCAGCAGCGTGTCAGCCCCTGTGTGTTCGCGGCGGGCGCGCAAGGTGCGGGGCGCGCGAGGCGGGACGCTCAGGCCCACGAGTCCCGGGAGCTCCGTGGGCTAGCAGGCCTGGGAAGTCCCGGAAGTCTCGCGCCCTCGGGCCTTCCTGATTGGCCGGGACAGAAGGGTCGTCCCGCCTCCCTGGGGCGACCATTGGCCGAGAGTGCCGCCTGTCCGGGGTGGCCCCGCCCACTCGCTGTCCTGCTGCCACGCGAAACCGGAAGGCCAGTGgctggaatctgaagcagaatggGCAAGGGCGGCTGTACCGGGCAGGTACAGGCCGGGGTCAGGTTGTGAGGCCAACAAGTGGCAGCCAGACACAGACACGGGGCAGGGGAGCGGACGTAAGAGGGAGAGACCAGATCAGGGTCAAGAGACCCGACTAGAGTGCACCGGCTGCAGAGACACACGGGGCACCGGCAGATTCCGGCAGTCTCGCACCCTTCGGGCTTGGAGCGATGGCGCAGGCGCGCCTGGTGACCTCTCAGGGGGAGGGAGCCAGGGTCTCCAGAGCTCACGCAACTCCCGGGGCTGATCTGCCTGAAGAGAGACGAAGGCCGCCTGAGCTAGGGGGACATCAGGGGCTTCGTGCGCGCTCTGGACGTGAGCGCGCAGGGCGCGCAAATTGGTGCATGGGAACTTCTGGGCACCGCTGGCCCTGAAGTCAGTCCGAGGCCGCCTGCCCCCAGGGACGCCACAGGGCACCACCACGGTCAGTGAACTCAAGATAACCCACCGCTGTGAGAACACCGCACTCCCTCGTGATGGCTACACCACCGTATCCCATGCCTAAAGGCCATGCTAATCGGCATGCCACTGCAAGGCATAGATCTGAAAAAGACCATGGCGCTGACCCAGGCCCTGGCCAAGTCTGGGCAGCATCTGGAGTGACCAGAAGCTAGCAGCTCATGGACAAATGGAGGTAGATGAGGGCCCAGATGGCATCAATGGTCATGTTGACAGCCCGG is from Suricata suricatta isolate VVHF042 chromosome 10, meerkat_22Aug2017_6uvM2_HiC, whole genome shotgun sequence and encodes:
- the ODF3B gene encoding outer dense fiber protein 3B, giving the protein MGSGSWAERGQASRHPTLPSPPGTTRAGAAGRKLTPPSRPMGSDVWVGSWRPHRPRGPIAALYSGPGPKYMLPPNTGYVLHDPSRPRAPAFSFGARLPMQQTSFGPGPGHLVPARMTVRGRDGTPAYSIYGRVRQAAPFLTPGPGRYFPERAGNATYPSAPRHTIAPRNWGIHAEQQTPGPGAYTVPSLLGPRVIGKVSAPTYSIYGRSAVGSFFEDLSKTPGPCAYHVVNTGIYKPRAPQFSMLARTSLPQDNTLNPGPAAYNVDQHRKPGGWSFGIRHSDYLARVLTDVDD